A genomic window from Yarrowia lipolytica chromosome 1D, complete sequence includes:
- a CDS encoding uncharacterized protein (Compare to YALI0D16357g, uniprot|P59680 Yarrowia lipolytica 6- phosphofructokinase), producing the protein MIEGISFASFVTHEKPKFVRALDFYKALGFLPTKEYKHGTDHHATDEEGAGSIQEVWLTSSRAGVPSVTVKLRLSRHGNEHVSLPNLKHDWRSLVPSLVYYAPDLDAVRAAITPFLHEDHSTLLERPSHTNFIELYAIDPMGNLVGFSRRENPYSSAMQKPFSADDIGPQNFSKPNETKIKGKKRIGVMTSGGDAPGMCAAVRAVVRAGIARGCEVYAVREGYEGLVKGGDLIEPLSWEDVRGWLSLGGTLIGTARCKEFREREGRLAGALNMVKNGIDALIVIGGDGSLTGADLFREEWPSLIEELVTNGSITAEQAERHRHLDICGMVGSIDNDMATTDVTIGAYSSLDRICELVDFIDATAQSHSRAFVVEVMGRHCGWLALMAGTATGADYIFIPEAAPDATQWAEKMTRVVKRHRSQGKRKTVVIVAEGAIDSDLNPITAKMVKDVLDGIGLDTRISTLGHVQRGGPPVAADRVLASLQGVEAIDAILSLTPETPSPMIALNENKITRKPLVESVALTKKVADAIGNKDFAEAMRLRNPEFVEQLQGFLLTNSADKDRPQEPAKDPLRVAIVCTGAPAGGMNAAIRSAVLYGLARGHQMFAIHNGWSGLVKNGDDAVRELTWLEVEPLCQKGGCEIGTNRSLPECDLGMIAYHFQRQRFDGLIVIGGFEAFRALNQLDDARHAYPALRIPMVGIPATISNNVPGTDYSLGADTCLNSLVQYCDVLKTSASATRLRLFVVEVQGGNSGYIATVAGLITGAYVVYTPESGINLRLLQHDISYLKDTFAHQADVNRTGKLLLRNERSSNVFTTDVITGIINEEAKGSFDARTAIPGHVQQGGHPSPTDRVRAQRFAIKAVQFIEEHHGSKNNADHCVILGVRGSKFKYTSVSHLYAHETEHGARRPKHSYWHAIGDIANMLVGRKAPPLPETLNDEIEKNIAKEQGIIDPC; encoded by the coding sequence ATGATTGAAGGAATCTCCTTTGCGTCGTTTGTGACACACGAAAAACCCAAGTTTGTGCGCGCCCTGGACTTCTACAAGGCCCTGGGCTTCCTCCCCACCAAGGAGTACAAGCACGGAACAGACCACCATGCCACCGACGAAGAAGGCGCGGGCTCGATCCAGGAGGTCTGGCTCACGTCGTCGCGAGCCGGTGTGCCGTCTGTGACCGTCAAATTGCGACTCTCCCGCCACGGAAACGAACACGTGTCTCTCCCCAACCTCAAACACGACTGGCGGTCGCTGGTGCCCTCGCTGGTGTACTACGCCCCCGACCTGGACGCGGTGCGAGCCGCAATCACCCCGTTCTTACACGAGGACCACTCCACGCTTCTGGAACGCCCTTCCCACACAAACTTCATCGAGCTGTACGCCATTGACCCCATGGGAAACCTCGTGGGCTTTTCCCGACGAGAAAACCCTTACTCGTCAGCGATGCAGAAACCCTTCTCTGCTGACGACATTGGCCCGCAGAACTTCTCAAAGCCCAATGAAACCAAaatcaagggcaagaagcGTATCGGTGTCATGACCTCCGGAGGAGACGCCCCCGGCATGTGTGCGGCCGTGCGAGCTGTGGTCCGAGCCGGAATTGCCCGCGGCTGCGAGGTCTACGCTGTCCGAGAGGGCTATGAGGGTCTTGTCAAGGGTGGCGACCTCATTGAGCCCCTGTCATGGGAAGACGTACGGGGCTGGCTCTCCCTGGGAGGAACCCTTATTGGAACTGCTCGATGCAAGGAGTTCCGAGAACGAGAGGGCCGACTGGCAGGAGCCCTCAACATGGTCAAGAACGGCATTGACGCGCTCATTGTCATTGGCGGAGACGGCTCGTTGACCGGAGCCGATCTGTTCCGAGAAGAATGGCCGTCTCTAATCGAGGAGCTAGTCACCAATGGCTCCATCACCGCCGAGCAGGCCGAACGACACCGACACCTCGACATTTGCGGTATGGTAGGCTCCATCGACAACGACATGGCTACCACCGACGTCACCATTGGTGCTTACTCATCGCTCGACCGAATCTGCGAGCTGGTAGACTTCATCGATGCCACCGCCCAGTCGCACTCGCGAGCCTTTGTCGTCGAGGTTATGGGTCGGCACTGTGGCTGGCTGGCTCTCATGGCCGGCACTGCTACCGGCGCCGACTACATTTTTATCCCCGAGGCTGCTCCCGATGCTACTCAGTGGGCCGAGAAGATGACCCGTGTCGTCAAGAGACACCGAAGCCAGGGCAAGCGAAAGACCGTGGTCATTGTCGCCGAGGGCGCAATCGACTCGGACCTCAACCCCATCACTGCCAAGATGGTCAAGGATGTGCTAGACGGCATTGGACTCGATACTCGAATCTCCACCCTGGGTCACGTACAGCGAGGAGGTCCCCCAGTTGCCGCTGATAGAGTTCTGGCTTCACTGCAGGGTGTGGAGGCTATCGACGCCATCCTGTCTCTCACCCCAGAGACGCCCAGTCCCATGATTGCTCTCAACGAGAACAAAATCACCCGCAAGCCGCTCGTGGAGTCTGTAGCTCTCACCAAGAAGGTTGCCGATGCCATTGGCAACAAGGACTTTGCCGAGGCCATGCGGCTTCGAAACCCCGAGTTTGTGGAGCAATTGCAGGGTTTCCTGCTCACAAACTCTGCTGACAAGGACCGGCCCCAGGAGCCTGCCAAGGATCCCCTGCGAGTCGCCATTGTGTGCACTGGCGCTCCTGCTGGCGGAATGAACGCTGCCATCCGATCTGCTGTTCTGTACGGTCTTGCTCGTGGCCACCAAATGTTTGCCATCCACAATGGATGGTCCGGCCTCGTCAAGAATGGTGACGACGCGGTGCGGGAGCTGACTTGGCTCGAGGTCGAGCCCCTGTGTCAGAAGGGTGGCTGTGAGATTGGTACTAACCGATCTCTGCCCGAATGTGATCTTGGAATGATTGCATACCACTTTCAGCGACAACGGTTTGACGGTCTAATCGTCATTGGTGGTTTTGAGGCTTTCCGAGCGCTGAATCAGCTCGACGATGCCCGTCACGCCTACCCTGCTCTTCGAATCCCCATGGTTGGTATTCCTGCCACCATTTCGAACAACGTGCCTGGAACGGACTATTCTCTTGGAGCCGACACTTGTCTCAACTCTCTGGTTCAGTACTGCGACGTGCTCAAGACGTCTGCTTCTGCCACTCGTCTGCGTCTGTTTGTGGTCGAGGTGCAGGGTGGAAACTCTGGTTACATCGCCACCGTGGCTGGTTTGATCACCGGCGCCTATGTGGTGTACACACCCGAGAGCGGTATCAACCTGCGACTTCTTCAGCACGACATTTCCTACCTTAAGGATACTTTTGCTCATCAGGCGGACGTGAACCGAACCGGAAAGCTGCTTCTGCGAAACGAGCGGTCATCCAACGTGTTCACCACTGATGTCATCACCGGCATCAtcaacgaggaggccaagggtTCATTTGACGCGCGAACCGCCATCCCTGGCCATGTGCAGCAGGGAGGACACCCCTCTCCTACCGATCGAGTGCGTGCTCAGCGATTTGCCATCAAGGCCGTGCAGTTTATTGAAGAGCACCACGGCTCCAAAAACAATGCCGATCACTGTGTGATTCTCGGTGTGCGGGGctccaagttcaagtacaccTCTGTGTCGCATCTGTACGCCCATGAGACTGAGCACGGGGCTCGACGGCCCAAGCATTCCTACTGGCACGCGATTGGCGACATTGCCAACATGCTGGTGGGTCGAAAGGCGCCTCCTCTGCCCGAGACTCTCAacgacgagattgagaagaacATTGCGAAGGAGCAGGGTATTATTGATCCTTGTTAG
- a CDS encoding uncharacterized protein (Truncated form of YALI0D16401g, similar to Saccharomyces cerevisiae RAD23 (YEL037C); ancestral locus Anc_1.480, similar to uniprot|O74803 Schizosaccharomyces pombe UV excision repair protein rhp23 (RAD23 homolog)): MVDMGYPRDQVEAAMRAAYNNPERAVEYLLTGIPDHVIGEEADDDVPESNTDTDLFAEAVAQQGQGASVAPNTSALDFLRDNPQFIEMRRMVQQQPHLLEPLIQQLAASNPQLAALITQNSEAFLHLLGEGLEEGSGGVPEGTTEIQVTPEESDAIERLAALGFERNLVIQAYFACDKNEEVTANYLLEHGYDDDE; the protein is encoded by the coding sequence atggTCGACATGGGATACCCCCGAGACCAGGTGGAGGCCGCGATGCGGGCCGCCTACAACAACCCCGAGCGGGCCGTGGAGTACCTGCTCACGGGCATTcccgatcacgtgattggcgaggaggccgacgacgacgtgCCCGAGTCCAACACGGACACGGACCTGTTTGCTGAGGCCGTGGCGCAGCAGGGCCAAGGGGCGTCTGTGGCGCCCAACACCTCTGCGCTCGACTTTTTGCGGGACAACCCGCAGTTCATCGAGATGCGGCGGATGGTGCAGCAACAGCCCCATCTTCTGGAGCCGTtgatccagcagctggcGGCGTCCAACCCCCAGCTGGCTGCTCTCATCACCCAGAACTCGGAGGCATTCCTGCACCTGCTAGGCgagggtctggaggagggctCTGGCGGCGTGCCCGAAGGTACCACCGAGATCCAGGTGACTCCCGAGGAGAGCGACGCTATCGAGCgtctggctgctctggGTTTTGAGCGAAACCTCGTCATTCAGGCGTACTTTGCCTGCGACAAGAACGAGGAAGTGACCGCCAACTATCTGTTGGAGCACGGTtatgacgacgacgagtaA
- a CDS encoding uncharacterized protein (Compare to YALI0D16379g, some similarities with uniprot|O14115 Schizosaccharomyces pombe Hypothetical protein) yields MYYRIIQLHLTLLLQPRKTTVDEMLKLKFRWNKPDDGPRVKRQKSQQLTLDSPEGSETSSRPGGGYDNDRDVNGTFKRPWDITKIPGYNQTYVNEASLDKFAAYLKEEEVPVESSTPVSSEEMLPLEPVQKEYITSKHDWTPVFSVLKNNNSVNKRKMSHTALKSDFKHYLDMYDKEEKRRRGKSKKDKEGSEGDKTKTKEPKELVRKSVFSSILGVFSIFSKTKDGRKLKRDEIGEGIGFWLMRWPALFFIGMWLLFLTTIYASVRVLVAGYENILTWRGKRAKLRKVLRGARTYEQWVQAAQDLDVELGNAEWRENPKFGYYDHVTISKLTKMVRKLRLQDQAEDLSNILQGCIKNNFAGTESSTLYSQTYYGTKKLVEQWNEELGKAVTYVLESPKIDDEEKRDLFRLYSKNFGKSALCLSGGGCFAYLHFGIVKAMLDQDLLPQIISGTSGGALIAALACTRTDEELRQILVPELAYKITACWEPFPKWVFRWWRTGARFDSVDWARRSCWFTLGDMTFKEAYQRTGRILNVSTVPADPHSPVILCNYITSPDCLIWSALLASAAVPGILNPVMLMNKTKSGDIVPFSFGSKWKDGSLRTDIPVDALNTYFNVNCSIVSQVNPHIALFFYAPRGTVGRPVSHRKGKGWRGGFLGAALESMIKLEIRKWLKFIKAVELLPRFVDQDWTNVWLQRFSGSVTLWPKIHLADFWHILGDPWPEKMEDLLYRGQQCAFPKLLFLKHRMNIEKRIRSGRQATRHRKRKLEETDVCDLVRKTFSESDPDSDVKHSFVFPALMAPRSAGTDISSSNSDYDHEPQWEMDEGDSFLTADEEYPTTIL; encoded by the coding sequence ATGTATTATCGCATCATTCAGCTACACTTGACTCTGCTCTTGCAACCCAGAAAAACAACAGTTGACGAAATGCTGAAACTCAAGTTCCGGTGGAATAAGCCGGACGACGGGCCGCGGGTCAAGCGGCAAAAGTCGCAGCAGCTGACTCTGGACTCTCCCGAGGGCTCGGAGACCAGCTCTCGCCCCGGAGGAGGATACGACAACGATCGAGACGTCAACGGCACCTTCAAGCGACCGTGggacatcaccaagatcCCCGGGTACAACCAGACATATGTGAATGAGGCGTCGCTGGACAAGTTTGCGGCGTATCTcaaggaagaagaggttcCTGTGGAGTCTTCGACGCCGGTTTCGTCTGAGGAAATGCTGCCTCTGGAACCGGTCCAGAAGGAGTATATCACCTCCAAGCACGACTGGACGCCCGTCTTCTCGGTACTCaagaacaacaacagcgTCAATAAGCGCAAAATGTCCCACACAGCCCTCAAGAGCGACTTCAAACACTATCTCGACATGTACGACAAGGAAGAGAAGCGACGGAGAGGCAAGAGCAAAAAAGACAAGGAGGGGTCCGAGGGggacaagaccaagaccaaggagcCCAAAGAACTGGTGCGCAAGTCCGTTttctcgtcaatcttgggCGTTTTCAgcatcttctccaaaaCCAAGGACGGCCGGAAACTGAAACGAGACGAGATTGGCGAGGGAATCGGCTTCTGGCTTATGCGGTGGCCCGCGCTCTTCTTCATAGGAATGtggctgctgtttctgacCACAATCTACGCCTCTGTCCGAGTGCTGGTGGCAGGCTACGAAAACATTCTCACTTGGAGAGGCAAAAGAGCCAAGCTCAGAAAGGTTCTACGAGGTGCGCGCACCTACGAACAGTGGGTGCAGGCGGCCCAGGACTTGGACGTTGAGCTGGGAAACGCAGAATGGAGAGAAAACCCAAAGTTCGGCTACtatgatcacgtgaccattTCCAAGCTCACCAAGATGGTTCGAAAGCTGCGTCTCCAAGACCAGGCGGAGGACTTATCCAACATCCTGCAGGGTTGCATCAAAAACAACTTTGCAGGCACCGAGTCGTCCACTCTGTATTCGCAGACGTATTACGGAACGAAAAAGCTGGTTGAACAGTGGAATGAGGAGCTCGGAAAGGCCGTCACATATGTTCTGGAAAGCCCCAAgattgacgacgaggagaaacGGGATCTTTTCCGGCTGTACAGCAAGAATTTCGGAAAGTCTGCTCTGTGTCTTTCTGGCGGCGGCTGTTTTGCCTACTTGCATTTTGGTATTGTTAAGGCCATGCTCGACCAGGATTTGCTGCCGCAGATCATCTCAGGAACCTCTGGAGGCGCTCTGATTGCTGCTTTAGCCTGTACACGTACCGATGAAGAGCTGCGTCAGATTTTGGTTCCGGAACTGGCCTATAAGATCACAGCCTGTTGGGAGCCATTCCCCAAGTGGGTGTTCCGATGGTGGCGCACTGGGGCTCGGTTCGATTCTGTGGACTGGGCCCGACGGTCGTGTTGGTTTACTTTGGGTGATATGACGTTCAAGGAGGCGTACCAGCGTACAGGCCGGATTCTCAACGTGTCCACAGTCCCCGCCGACCCCCATTCGCCTGTGATTCTGTGCAACTACATCACATCTCCGGACTGTCTGATTTGGAGCGCTCTTTTggcctctgctgctgtcccCGGTATTCTGAACCCCGTCATGCTTATGAACAAGACCAAAAGCGGCGACATTGTGCCCTTTTCGTTTGGTTCCAAGTGGAAGGACGGAAGTTTGCGGACCGACATTCCTGTGGATGCACTCAACACATATTTCAATGTCAACTGTTCCATTGTCTCGCAGGTGAATCCTCACATTGCGCTCTTCTTCTACGCGCCCCGAGGCACTGTGGGTCGTCCTGTGAGCCATAGAAAGGGCAAgggatggagaggaggcTTCCTGGGGGCTGCCCTGGAGAGTATGATCAAGTTGGAGATTAGAAAGTGGCTCAAATTCAtcaaggctgtggagcTATTGCCTCGGTTTGTGGACCAGGACTGGACCAATGTGTGGTTGCAGCGGTTTTCGGGGTCTGTCACTCTATGGCCAAAAATCCACCTGGCAGACTTTTGGCATATTTTGGGCGACCCGTGGCCTGAGAAAATGGAGGACTTGTTGTATCGAGGTCAACAATGTGCCTTCCCGAAGCTTCTGTTTCTCAAGCACCGGATGAACATTGAGAAGCGGATCCGAAGCGGCCGACAGGCCACCAGGCACCGAAAGCGCAAGCTCGAAGAGACAGATGTGTGTGATCTGGTGCGGAAGACATTTTCCGAGTCTGATCCAGACTCGGACGTCAAGCACTCCTTTGTCTTCCCGGCGCTGATGGCTCCTCGTTCTGCAGGCACCGACATTTCGTCGTCCAATTCGGACTACGACCACGAACCTCAATGGGAGATGGACGAGGGCGATTCTTTCCTCACCGCGGACGAGGAGTATCCTACCACCATTTTATAG